In Notolabrus celidotus isolate fNotCel1 chromosome 8, fNotCel1.pri, whole genome shotgun sequence, a genomic segment contains:
- the LOC117817859 gene encoding catenin delta-1-like isoform X4: MEQCESAAALLESVREQEVQFEQLTRALEEERRRVGLPATSPSAMGRPLPHTQNGRLGDADIERLKLIDTYLNGTQYRMVDPAHGALDESYTPEDDSQEVHSVFSEEGTARRQDNGMKKPISRTVLPSDSMSIDGGLTVPGMGGYSATLDRPYRQPVPGDYPTATVPRNYHYGPVGGYDDYRGGPPSEAYTSLSRGSHMDERYRPADGYRTLDSGYRAPSRQQLDPYAAQPQVSRGMRALGSAMEMRYGHAPYGLEDDQRSVGYDEYGMGPQPMHPGGYGTMPRLGPGPGGMDRRRLRSCEDTLDGDMGGVDPYAWAPMTMERGSMASLDSTLRKAPPGSWRQPELPEVIAMLNYRLDPVKTNAAAFLQHLTFKNDKVKSEVRRLKGIPALVSLLDHPSKDVHHSACGALKNISYGRDQDNKIAIKNCDGVPALVRLLRKTHDQDLTDTITGTLWNLSSHDAVKMEIVDHALHALADEVVVPHSGWERGSNGGEESCKPRHLEWETALTNTAGCLRNVSSERSEARRKLRECTGLVDSLMYVVQSQINRKDVDNKLVENCVCLLRNLSYHVHREVPGCERYAEAVPLNQGPAPANKGGCFGSRKGKGKKDGDDGSGDQVDIPKRTTPAKGYELLFQPEVVRVYTSLLRESKNPSVLEAAAGAIQNLCAGRWTYGRYIRATVRLEKGLPMMAELLAHGNDRVVRAMSGALRNLAIDNRNCELLGLHAVPHLVANLPGGQSQSGRALSEETVVSVLSTLAEVLGNSLEASKTLRASQGIERLVLINKDGKRSEREVRGAGQVLQLVWAHKELRRPLEKDGWKKTDFMVNLNPTTNGPSTRANGTYEDSTTPLLDRGEKRDVIPLNDLGPEAYSTLDQRERRHTLDETTDTLPKN; the protein is encoded by the exons ATGGAGCAGTGTGAGAGCGCAGCGGCTCTGCTGGAGTCGGTCAGGGAGCAGGAGGTGCAGTTTGAACAGCTGACCCGAgcactggaggaggagaggaggagagtgggCCTCCCAGCCACCAGCCCCTCGGCCATGGGTCGCCCCCTCCCTCATACACAG AACGGGCGTTTAGGGGATGCAGACATAGAGCGACTGAAACTCATTGACACGTACTTAAACGGCAcacag TACAGAATGGTGGACCCTGCACATGGTGCTCTAGATGAGAGCTACACACCCGAGGACGACTCCCAGGAAGTGcactctgtgttttctgaagaAGGGACCGCACGGCGCCAAGACAATGGC ATGAAGAAACCAATCTCACGCACAGTCCTGCCCTCTGACTCCATGTCCATCGATGGGGGTTTGACGGTGCCCGGTATGGGCGGATACAGCGCCACACTAGACCGTCCTTACAGGCAGCCTGTACCGGGAGACTATCCCACTGCCACGGTGCCCAGAAACTACCACTATGGCCCCGTTGGAGGTTATGATGATTACCGTGGAGGTCCACCATCAGAAGCATACACTAGCTTGAGCCGGGGTTCACACATGGACGAACGATACAG GCCTGCTGATGGCTACAGGACCCTGGACTCAGGCTACCGGGCTCCAAGCCGCCAGCAGCTGGACCCGTACGCAGCACAGCCCCAGGTGAGCCGAGGGATGAGGGCACTTGGCTCGGCAATGGAGATGCGGTATGGCCATGCTCCCTATGGTCTGGAGGATGACCAGCGCAGCGTAGGATATGATGAGTATGGCATGGGGCCCCAACCCATGCACCCTGGTGGCTATGGCACCATGCCACGCCTGGGGCCCGGCCCCGGGGGTATGGACAGACGAAGACTCAG GAGCTGTGAAGATACTTTAGATGGTGACATGGGAGGAGTCGACCCTTATGCCTGGGCGCCCATGACCATGGAGAGGGGAAGCATGGCGTCACTGGACAGCACACTTAGGAAGGCTCCTCCCGGTTCATGGAGACAACCGGAGCTTCCGGAGGTCATTGCCATGTTGAACTACCGCCTGGACCCCGTCAAAACCAACGCTGCTGCCTTCCTGCAGCATCTCACATTCAAAAATGATAAG gtTAAGTCAGAAGTGCGTCGTCTGAAAGGCATCCCAGCCCTAGTGTCATTGCTGGACCACCCCAGCAAGGATGTGCACCACTCAGCCTGCGGAGCACTGAAGAACATTTCATATGGGCGAGACCAAGACAACAAGATCGCCATCAAGAACTGTGATGGAGTGCCCGCCCTGGTCCGATTACTGAGGAAAACCCATGACCAGGACTTGACTGACACGATTACAG GCACCTTGTGGAACCTCTCATCCCATGACGCTGTAAAGATGGAGATTGTGGACCACGCCCTGCACGCCCTGGCTGATGAAGTGGTTGTCCCTCACTCCGgctgggagagagggagcaacgGAGGAGAAGAGAGCTGCAAACCACGCCATCTGGAGTGGGAGACCGCCTTGACCAACACTGCTGGCTGCCTTAG GAATGTGAGTTCAGAACGCAGCGAGGCCAGGCGGAAGCTGAGAGAATGCACAGGATTAGTGGATTCACTCATGTACGTTGTCCAATCACAGATCAACCGCAAAGATGTGGATAACAAG TTGGTGGAAAACTGCGTCTGCCTCCTTCGGAATCTCTCCTATCACGTTCACCGGGAAGTCCCCGGCTGCGAGCGCTACGCAGAGGCCGTGCCTCTCAACCAGGGACCGGCCCCCGCTAACAAGGGTGGCTGCTTCGGCTCGCGAAAGGGCAAAG GTAAGAAGGATGGAGATGATGGGAGTGGAGATCAGGTTGACATTCCAAAGAGGACAACACCTGCCAAAG gttACGAGCTGTTGTTCCAGCCGGAGGTGGTTCGTGTTTACACATCACTGCTCAGAGAGAGCAAGAACCCTTCAGTCCTAGAAGCTGCTGCCGGTGCCATCCAGAACCTGTGTGCTGGCCGATGGACT TATGGTCGGTATATCCGGGCCACTGTGCGTCTGGAGAAAGGTCTTCCGATGATGGCAGAGCTGCTGGCACACGGAAATGACCGTGTGGTTCGGGCAATGTCTGGAGCCTTGAGGAACCTCGCCATTGACAACCGTAACTGCGAACTGCTCG GGTTGCATGCAGTGCCTCACCTTGTGGCCAACCTGCCTGGAGGCCAGAGTCAGTCTGGGCGCGCTCTGTCGGAGGAGACAGTGGTGTCTGTACTGAGCACGCTTGCTGAAGTGCTGGGTAACAGTCTAGAGGCATCAAAGACCCTCCGTGCGTCACAGGGCATTGAGAGGCTTGTGCTCATTAACAAGGATGG GAAGCGCTCAGAGCGTGAGGTGCGGGGGGCCGGCCAGGTGCTGCAGCTTGTCTGGGCCCACAAAGAGCTGCGTCGGCCTCTTGAGAAGGACGGCTGGAAGAAGACCGACTTCATGGTCAACCTCAACCCCACCACCAACGGCCCCAGCACCAGAGCCAACGGCACCTATGAAGATAGCACCACACCATTGTTAGACAGAG GAGAAAAGAGGGATGTCATTCCACTAAACGACCTCGGACCTG aGGCCTACTCTACACTGgatcagagggagaggagacacACTCTGGATGAAACCACAGACACTTTACCG AAAAACTGA
- the LOC117817859 gene encoding catenin delta-1-like isoform X2 gives MEQCESAAALLESVREQEVQFEQLTRALEEERRRVGLPATSPSAMGRPLPHTQNGRLGDADIERLKLIDTYLNGTQYRMVDPAHGALDESYTPEDDSQEVHSVFSEEGTARRQDNGMKKPISRTVLPSDSMSIDGGLTVPGMGGYSATLDRPYRQPVPGDYPTATVPRNYHYGPVGGYDDYRGGPPSEAYTSLSRGSHMDERYRPADGYRTLDSGYRAPSRQQLDPYAAQPQVSRGMRALGSAMEMRYGHAPYGLEDDQRSVGYDEYGMGPQPMHPGGYGTMPRLGPGPGGMDRRRLRSCEDTLDGDMGGVDPYAWAPMTMERGSMASLDSTLRKAPPGSWRQPELPEVIAMLNYRLDPVKTNAAAFLQHLTFKNDKVKSEVRRLKGIPALVSLLDHPSKDVHHSACGALKNISYGRDQDNKIAIKNCDGVPALVRLLRKTHDQDLTDTITGTLWNLSSHDAVKMEIVDHALHALADEVVVPHSGWERGSNGGEESCKPRHLEWETALTNTAGCLRNVSSERSEARRKLRECTGLVDSLMYVVQSQINRKDVDNKLVENCVCLLRNLSYHVHREVPGCERYAEAVPLNQGPAPANKGGCFGSRKGKGKKDGDDGSGDQVDIPKRTTPAKGYELLFQPEVVRVYTSLLRESKNPSVLEAAAGAIQNLCAGRWTYGRYIRATVRLEKGLPMMAELLAHGNDRVVRAMSGALRNLAIDNRNCELLGLHAVPHLVANLPGGQSQSGRALSEETVVSVLSTLAEVLGNSLEASKTLRASQGIERLVLINKDGKRSEREVRGAGQVLQLVWAHKELRRPLEKDGWKKTDFMVNLNPTTNGPSTRANGTYEDSTTPLLDRGEKRDVIPLNDLGPEAYSTLDQRERRHTLDETTDTLPRGVYGGRKGSLPLLDSYDG, from the exons ATGGAGCAGTGTGAGAGCGCAGCGGCTCTGCTGGAGTCGGTCAGGGAGCAGGAGGTGCAGTTTGAACAGCTGACCCGAgcactggaggaggagaggaggagagtgggCCTCCCAGCCACCAGCCCCTCGGCCATGGGTCGCCCCCTCCCTCATACACAG AACGGGCGTTTAGGGGATGCAGACATAGAGCGACTGAAACTCATTGACACGTACTTAAACGGCAcacag TACAGAATGGTGGACCCTGCACATGGTGCTCTAGATGAGAGCTACACACCCGAGGACGACTCCCAGGAAGTGcactctgtgttttctgaagaAGGGACCGCACGGCGCCAAGACAATGGC ATGAAGAAACCAATCTCACGCACAGTCCTGCCCTCTGACTCCATGTCCATCGATGGGGGTTTGACGGTGCCCGGTATGGGCGGATACAGCGCCACACTAGACCGTCCTTACAGGCAGCCTGTACCGGGAGACTATCCCACTGCCACGGTGCCCAGAAACTACCACTATGGCCCCGTTGGAGGTTATGATGATTACCGTGGAGGTCCACCATCAGAAGCATACACTAGCTTGAGCCGGGGTTCACACATGGACGAACGATACAG GCCTGCTGATGGCTACAGGACCCTGGACTCAGGCTACCGGGCTCCAAGCCGCCAGCAGCTGGACCCGTACGCAGCACAGCCCCAGGTGAGCCGAGGGATGAGGGCACTTGGCTCGGCAATGGAGATGCGGTATGGCCATGCTCCCTATGGTCTGGAGGATGACCAGCGCAGCGTAGGATATGATGAGTATGGCATGGGGCCCCAACCCATGCACCCTGGTGGCTATGGCACCATGCCACGCCTGGGGCCCGGCCCCGGGGGTATGGACAGACGAAGACTCAG GAGCTGTGAAGATACTTTAGATGGTGACATGGGAGGAGTCGACCCTTATGCCTGGGCGCCCATGACCATGGAGAGGGGAAGCATGGCGTCACTGGACAGCACACTTAGGAAGGCTCCTCCCGGTTCATGGAGACAACCGGAGCTTCCGGAGGTCATTGCCATGTTGAACTACCGCCTGGACCCCGTCAAAACCAACGCTGCTGCCTTCCTGCAGCATCTCACATTCAAAAATGATAAG gtTAAGTCAGAAGTGCGTCGTCTGAAAGGCATCCCAGCCCTAGTGTCATTGCTGGACCACCCCAGCAAGGATGTGCACCACTCAGCCTGCGGAGCACTGAAGAACATTTCATATGGGCGAGACCAAGACAACAAGATCGCCATCAAGAACTGTGATGGAGTGCCCGCCCTGGTCCGATTACTGAGGAAAACCCATGACCAGGACTTGACTGACACGATTACAG GCACCTTGTGGAACCTCTCATCCCATGACGCTGTAAAGATGGAGATTGTGGACCACGCCCTGCACGCCCTGGCTGATGAAGTGGTTGTCCCTCACTCCGgctgggagagagggagcaacgGAGGAGAAGAGAGCTGCAAACCACGCCATCTGGAGTGGGAGACCGCCTTGACCAACACTGCTGGCTGCCTTAG GAATGTGAGTTCAGAACGCAGCGAGGCCAGGCGGAAGCTGAGAGAATGCACAGGATTAGTGGATTCACTCATGTACGTTGTCCAATCACAGATCAACCGCAAAGATGTGGATAACAAG TTGGTGGAAAACTGCGTCTGCCTCCTTCGGAATCTCTCCTATCACGTTCACCGGGAAGTCCCCGGCTGCGAGCGCTACGCAGAGGCCGTGCCTCTCAACCAGGGACCGGCCCCCGCTAACAAGGGTGGCTGCTTCGGCTCGCGAAAGGGCAAAG GTAAGAAGGATGGAGATGATGGGAGTGGAGATCAGGTTGACATTCCAAAGAGGACAACACCTGCCAAAG gttACGAGCTGTTGTTCCAGCCGGAGGTGGTTCGTGTTTACACATCACTGCTCAGAGAGAGCAAGAACCCTTCAGTCCTAGAAGCTGCTGCCGGTGCCATCCAGAACCTGTGTGCTGGCCGATGGACT TATGGTCGGTATATCCGGGCCACTGTGCGTCTGGAGAAAGGTCTTCCGATGATGGCAGAGCTGCTGGCACACGGAAATGACCGTGTGGTTCGGGCAATGTCTGGAGCCTTGAGGAACCTCGCCATTGACAACCGTAACTGCGAACTGCTCG GGTTGCATGCAGTGCCTCACCTTGTGGCCAACCTGCCTGGAGGCCAGAGTCAGTCTGGGCGCGCTCTGTCGGAGGAGACAGTGGTGTCTGTACTGAGCACGCTTGCTGAAGTGCTGGGTAACAGTCTAGAGGCATCAAAGACCCTCCGTGCGTCACAGGGCATTGAGAGGCTTGTGCTCATTAACAAGGATGG GAAGCGCTCAGAGCGTGAGGTGCGGGGGGCCGGCCAGGTGCTGCAGCTTGTCTGGGCCCACAAAGAGCTGCGTCGGCCTCTTGAGAAGGACGGCTGGAAGAAGACCGACTTCATGGTCAACCTCAACCCCACCACCAACGGCCCCAGCACCAGAGCCAACGGCACCTATGAAGATAGCACCACACCATTGTTAGACAGAG GAGAAAAGAGGGATGTCATTCCACTAAACGACCTCGGACCTG aGGCCTACTCTACACTGgatcagagggagaggagacacACTCTGGATGAAACCACAGACACTTTACCG CGAGGGGTGTATGGGGGCAGAAAGGGCTCCCTGCCCCTGTTGGACTCCTACGATGGTTag
- the LOC117817859 gene encoding catenin delta-1-like isoform X1 encodes MEQCESAAALLESVREQEVQFEQLTRALEEERRRVGLPATSPSAMGRPLPHTQNGRLGDADIERLKLIDTYLNGTQYRMVDPAHGALDESYTPEDDSQEVHSVFSEEGTARRQDNGMKKPISRTVLPSDSMSIDGGLTVPGMGGYSATLDRPYRQPVPGDYPTATVPRNYHYGPVGGYDDYRGGPPSEAYTSLSRGSHMDERYRPADGYRTLDSGYRAPSRQQLDPYAAQPQVSRGMRALGSAMEMRYGHAPYGLEDDQRSVGYDEYGMGPQPMHPGGYGTMPRLGPGPGGMDRRRLRSCEDTLDGDMGGVDPYAWAPMTMERGSMASLDSTLRKAPPGSWRQPELPEVIAMLNYRLDPVKTNAAAFLQHLTFKNDKVKSEVRRLKGIPALVSLLDHPSKDVHHSACGALKNISYGRDQDNKIAIKNCDGVPALVRLLRKTHDQDLTDTITGTLWNLSSHDAVKMEIVDHALHALADEVVVPHSGWERGSNGGEESCKPRHLEWETALTNTAGCLRNVSSERSEARRKLRECTGLVDSLMYVVQSQINRKDVDNKLVENCVCLLRNLSYHVHREVPGCERYAEAVPLNQGPAPANKGGCFGSRKGKDEWFSKGKKDGDDGSGDQVDIPKRTTPAKGYELLFQPEVVRVYTSLLRESKNPSVLEAAAGAIQNLCAGRWTYGRYIRATVRLEKGLPMMAELLAHGNDRVVRAMSGALRNLAIDNRNCELLGLHAVPHLVANLPGGQSQSGRALSEETVVSVLSTLAEVLGNSLEASKTLRASQGIERLVLINKDGKRSEREVRGAGQVLQLVWAHKELRRPLEKDGWKKTDFMVNLNPTTNGPSTRANGTYEDSTTPLLDRGEKRDVIPLNDLGPEAYSTLDQRERRHTLDETTDTLPRGVYGGRKGSLPLLDSYDG; translated from the exons ATGGAGCAGTGTGAGAGCGCAGCGGCTCTGCTGGAGTCGGTCAGGGAGCAGGAGGTGCAGTTTGAACAGCTGACCCGAgcactggaggaggagaggaggagagtgggCCTCCCAGCCACCAGCCCCTCGGCCATGGGTCGCCCCCTCCCTCATACACAG AACGGGCGTTTAGGGGATGCAGACATAGAGCGACTGAAACTCATTGACACGTACTTAAACGGCAcacag TACAGAATGGTGGACCCTGCACATGGTGCTCTAGATGAGAGCTACACACCCGAGGACGACTCCCAGGAAGTGcactctgtgttttctgaagaAGGGACCGCACGGCGCCAAGACAATGGC ATGAAGAAACCAATCTCACGCACAGTCCTGCCCTCTGACTCCATGTCCATCGATGGGGGTTTGACGGTGCCCGGTATGGGCGGATACAGCGCCACACTAGACCGTCCTTACAGGCAGCCTGTACCGGGAGACTATCCCACTGCCACGGTGCCCAGAAACTACCACTATGGCCCCGTTGGAGGTTATGATGATTACCGTGGAGGTCCACCATCAGAAGCATACACTAGCTTGAGCCGGGGTTCACACATGGACGAACGATACAG GCCTGCTGATGGCTACAGGACCCTGGACTCAGGCTACCGGGCTCCAAGCCGCCAGCAGCTGGACCCGTACGCAGCACAGCCCCAGGTGAGCCGAGGGATGAGGGCACTTGGCTCGGCAATGGAGATGCGGTATGGCCATGCTCCCTATGGTCTGGAGGATGACCAGCGCAGCGTAGGATATGATGAGTATGGCATGGGGCCCCAACCCATGCACCCTGGTGGCTATGGCACCATGCCACGCCTGGGGCCCGGCCCCGGGGGTATGGACAGACGAAGACTCAG GAGCTGTGAAGATACTTTAGATGGTGACATGGGAGGAGTCGACCCTTATGCCTGGGCGCCCATGACCATGGAGAGGGGAAGCATGGCGTCACTGGACAGCACACTTAGGAAGGCTCCTCCCGGTTCATGGAGACAACCGGAGCTTCCGGAGGTCATTGCCATGTTGAACTACCGCCTGGACCCCGTCAAAACCAACGCTGCTGCCTTCCTGCAGCATCTCACATTCAAAAATGATAAG gtTAAGTCAGAAGTGCGTCGTCTGAAAGGCATCCCAGCCCTAGTGTCATTGCTGGACCACCCCAGCAAGGATGTGCACCACTCAGCCTGCGGAGCACTGAAGAACATTTCATATGGGCGAGACCAAGACAACAAGATCGCCATCAAGAACTGTGATGGAGTGCCCGCCCTGGTCCGATTACTGAGGAAAACCCATGACCAGGACTTGACTGACACGATTACAG GCACCTTGTGGAACCTCTCATCCCATGACGCTGTAAAGATGGAGATTGTGGACCACGCCCTGCACGCCCTGGCTGATGAAGTGGTTGTCCCTCACTCCGgctgggagagagggagcaacgGAGGAGAAGAGAGCTGCAAACCACGCCATCTGGAGTGGGAGACCGCCTTGACCAACACTGCTGGCTGCCTTAG GAATGTGAGTTCAGAACGCAGCGAGGCCAGGCGGAAGCTGAGAGAATGCACAGGATTAGTGGATTCACTCATGTACGTTGTCCAATCACAGATCAACCGCAAAGATGTGGATAACAAG TTGGTGGAAAACTGCGTCTGCCTCCTTCGGAATCTCTCCTATCACGTTCACCGGGAAGTCCCCGGCTGCGAGCGCTACGCAGAGGCCGTGCCTCTCAACCAGGGACCGGCCCCCGCTAACAAGGGTGGCTGCTTCGGCTCGCGAAAGGGCAAAG ATGAGTGGTTTTCCAAAG GTAAGAAGGATGGAGATGATGGGAGTGGAGATCAGGTTGACATTCCAAAGAGGACAACACCTGCCAAAG gttACGAGCTGTTGTTCCAGCCGGAGGTGGTTCGTGTTTACACATCACTGCTCAGAGAGAGCAAGAACCCTTCAGTCCTAGAAGCTGCTGCCGGTGCCATCCAGAACCTGTGTGCTGGCCGATGGACT TATGGTCGGTATATCCGGGCCACTGTGCGTCTGGAGAAAGGTCTTCCGATGATGGCAGAGCTGCTGGCACACGGAAATGACCGTGTGGTTCGGGCAATGTCTGGAGCCTTGAGGAACCTCGCCATTGACAACCGTAACTGCGAACTGCTCG GGTTGCATGCAGTGCCTCACCTTGTGGCCAACCTGCCTGGAGGCCAGAGTCAGTCTGGGCGCGCTCTGTCGGAGGAGACAGTGGTGTCTGTACTGAGCACGCTTGCTGAAGTGCTGGGTAACAGTCTAGAGGCATCAAAGACCCTCCGTGCGTCACAGGGCATTGAGAGGCTTGTGCTCATTAACAAGGATGG GAAGCGCTCAGAGCGTGAGGTGCGGGGGGCCGGCCAGGTGCTGCAGCTTGTCTGGGCCCACAAAGAGCTGCGTCGGCCTCTTGAGAAGGACGGCTGGAAGAAGACCGACTTCATGGTCAACCTCAACCCCACCACCAACGGCCCCAGCACCAGAGCCAACGGCACCTATGAAGATAGCACCACACCATTGTTAGACAGAG GAGAAAAGAGGGATGTCATTCCACTAAACGACCTCGGACCTG aGGCCTACTCTACACTGgatcagagggagaggagacacACTCTGGATGAAACCACAGACACTTTACCG CGAGGGGTGTATGGGGGCAGAAAGGGCTCCCTGCCCCTGTTGGACTCCTACGATGGTTag
- the LOC117817859 gene encoding catenin delta-1-like isoform X3 translates to MEQCESAAALLESVREQEVQFEQLTRALEEERRRVGLPATSPSAMGRPLPHTQNGRLGDADIERLKLIDTYLNGTQYRMVDPAHGALDESYTPEDDSQEVHSVFSEEGTARRQDNGMKKPISRTVLPSDSMSIDGGLTVPGMGGYSATLDRPYRQPVPGDYPTATVPRNYHYGPVGGYDDYRGGPPSEAYTSLSRGSHMDERYRPADGYRTLDSGYRAPSRQQLDPYAAQPQVSRGMRALGSAMEMRYGHAPYGLEDDQRSVGYDEYGMGPQPMHPGGYGTMPRLGPGPGGMDRRRLRSCEDTLDGDMGGVDPYAWAPMTMERGSMASLDSTLRKAPPGSWRQPELPEVIAMLNYRLDPVKTNAAAFLQHLTFKNDKVKSEVRRLKGIPALVSLLDHPSKDVHHSACGALKNISYGRDQDNKIAIKNCDGVPALVRLLRKTHDQDLTDTITGTLWNLSSHDAVKMEIVDHALHALADEVVVPHSGWERGSNGGEESCKPRHLEWETALTNTAGCLRNVSSERSEARRKLRECTGLVDSLMYVVQSQINRKDVDNKLVENCVCLLRNLSYHVHREVPGCERYAEAVPLNQGPAPANKGGCFGSRKGKDEWFSKGKKDGDDGSGDQVDIPKRTTPAKGYELLFQPEVVRVYTSLLRESKNPSVLEAAAGAIQNLCAGRWTYGRYIRATVRLEKGLPMMAELLAHGNDRVVRAMSGALRNLAIDNRNCELLGLHAVPHLVANLPGGQSQSGRALSEETVVSVLSTLAEVLGNSLEASKTLRASQGIERLVLINKDGKRSEREVRGAGQVLQLVWAHKELRRPLEKDGWKKTDFMVNLNPTTNGPSTRANGTYEDSTTPLLDRGEKRDVIPLNDLGPEAYSTLDQRERRHTLDETTDTLPKN, encoded by the exons ATGGAGCAGTGTGAGAGCGCAGCGGCTCTGCTGGAGTCGGTCAGGGAGCAGGAGGTGCAGTTTGAACAGCTGACCCGAgcactggaggaggagaggaggagagtgggCCTCCCAGCCACCAGCCCCTCGGCCATGGGTCGCCCCCTCCCTCATACACAG AACGGGCGTTTAGGGGATGCAGACATAGAGCGACTGAAACTCATTGACACGTACTTAAACGGCAcacag TACAGAATGGTGGACCCTGCACATGGTGCTCTAGATGAGAGCTACACACCCGAGGACGACTCCCAGGAAGTGcactctgtgttttctgaagaAGGGACCGCACGGCGCCAAGACAATGGC ATGAAGAAACCAATCTCACGCACAGTCCTGCCCTCTGACTCCATGTCCATCGATGGGGGTTTGACGGTGCCCGGTATGGGCGGATACAGCGCCACACTAGACCGTCCTTACAGGCAGCCTGTACCGGGAGACTATCCCACTGCCACGGTGCCCAGAAACTACCACTATGGCCCCGTTGGAGGTTATGATGATTACCGTGGAGGTCCACCATCAGAAGCATACACTAGCTTGAGCCGGGGTTCACACATGGACGAACGATACAG GCCTGCTGATGGCTACAGGACCCTGGACTCAGGCTACCGGGCTCCAAGCCGCCAGCAGCTGGACCCGTACGCAGCACAGCCCCAGGTGAGCCGAGGGATGAGGGCACTTGGCTCGGCAATGGAGATGCGGTATGGCCATGCTCCCTATGGTCTGGAGGATGACCAGCGCAGCGTAGGATATGATGAGTATGGCATGGGGCCCCAACCCATGCACCCTGGTGGCTATGGCACCATGCCACGCCTGGGGCCCGGCCCCGGGGGTATGGACAGACGAAGACTCAG GAGCTGTGAAGATACTTTAGATGGTGACATGGGAGGAGTCGACCCTTATGCCTGGGCGCCCATGACCATGGAGAGGGGAAGCATGGCGTCACTGGACAGCACACTTAGGAAGGCTCCTCCCGGTTCATGGAGACAACCGGAGCTTCCGGAGGTCATTGCCATGTTGAACTACCGCCTGGACCCCGTCAAAACCAACGCTGCTGCCTTCCTGCAGCATCTCACATTCAAAAATGATAAG gtTAAGTCAGAAGTGCGTCGTCTGAAAGGCATCCCAGCCCTAGTGTCATTGCTGGACCACCCCAGCAAGGATGTGCACCACTCAGCCTGCGGAGCACTGAAGAACATTTCATATGGGCGAGACCAAGACAACAAGATCGCCATCAAGAACTGTGATGGAGTGCCCGCCCTGGTCCGATTACTGAGGAAAACCCATGACCAGGACTTGACTGACACGATTACAG GCACCTTGTGGAACCTCTCATCCCATGACGCTGTAAAGATGGAGATTGTGGACCACGCCCTGCACGCCCTGGCTGATGAAGTGGTTGTCCCTCACTCCGgctgggagagagggagcaacgGAGGAGAAGAGAGCTGCAAACCACGCCATCTGGAGTGGGAGACCGCCTTGACCAACACTGCTGGCTGCCTTAG GAATGTGAGTTCAGAACGCAGCGAGGCCAGGCGGAAGCTGAGAGAATGCACAGGATTAGTGGATTCACTCATGTACGTTGTCCAATCACAGATCAACCGCAAAGATGTGGATAACAAG TTGGTGGAAAACTGCGTCTGCCTCCTTCGGAATCTCTCCTATCACGTTCACCGGGAAGTCCCCGGCTGCGAGCGCTACGCAGAGGCCGTGCCTCTCAACCAGGGACCGGCCCCCGCTAACAAGGGTGGCTGCTTCGGCTCGCGAAAGGGCAAAG ATGAGTGGTTTTCCAAAG GTAAGAAGGATGGAGATGATGGGAGTGGAGATCAGGTTGACATTCCAAAGAGGACAACACCTGCCAAAG gttACGAGCTGTTGTTCCAGCCGGAGGTGGTTCGTGTTTACACATCACTGCTCAGAGAGAGCAAGAACCCTTCAGTCCTAGAAGCTGCTGCCGGTGCCATCCAGAACCTGTGTGCTGGCCGATGGACT TATGGTCGGTATATCCGGGCCACTGTGCGTCTGGAGAAAGGTCTTCCGATGATGGCAGAGCTGCTGGCACACGGAAATGACCGTGTGGTTCGGGCAATGTCTGGAGCCTTGAGGAACCTCGCCATTGACAACCGTAACTGCGAACTGCTCG GGTTGCATGCAGTGCCTCACCTTGTGGCCAACCTGCCTGGAGGCCAGAGTCAGTCTGGGCGCGCTCTGTCGGAGGAGACAGTGGTGTCTGTACTGAGCACGCTTGCTGAAGTGCTGGGTAACAGTCTAGAGGCATCAAAGACCCTCCGTGCGTCACAGGGCATTGAGAGGCTTGTGCTCATTAACAAGGATGG GAAGCGCTCAGAGCGTGAGGTGCGGGGGGCCGGCCAGGTGCTGCAGCTTGTCTGGGCCCACAAAGAGCTGCGTCGGCCTCTTGAGAAGGACGGCTGGAAGAAGACCGACTTCATGGTCAACCTCAACCCCACCACCAACGGCCCCAGCACCAGAGCCAACGGCACCTATGAAGATAGCACCACACCATTGTTAGACAGAG GAGAAAAGAGGGATGTCATTCCACTAAACGACCTCGGACCTG aGGCCTACTCTACACTGgatcagagggagaggagacacACTCTGGATGAAACCACAGACACTTTACCG AAAAACTGA